A stretch of DNA from Microbacterium croceum:
ACATCGCCGATGACGGCACGTTCACCGCGACCCTGACGTTGAAGGATGCCGCGGCGACTCCCGGCTCCTACGGTGTGTACACCTATCCGGCCGGTGGCGTCTCGAACCCCGACCAGGAACGCAGCGTCGCCCTCGACTACTCGGTTGCGCCGGTCGTCACCGCCTCGGTGAAGTCCGCGACGGCGGAGGACGGCCTGACGGTCACGGCATCCGGTAAGAACCTCGGCGCGATCACGGGGGCGTACGTCGCGCTGATCGAGTCCGGCACGGAGGGGGATGTCACCGGCAGCAGCGGCTTCTTCGCGATGCAGTTCGTGCGCAGCATCTCGGGTGGCGCGTTCAGCGTCGACCTCACTGCGGCGGCCGACGCGCTCGACCGCACCACGTCCTACGAGGTGATCGCGTGGCAGCAGCACACCAATCCGAGCGCCTCGACGATCTACGCCCGCTCCGCGGTCGCGATCAGCGACGCGCAGTGGACGGCTCTTCAGCCTGAGCCCGGTCCCGCGGTCATCACTTCGGTGAAGTCGGCGACGGCGAAGGGCGGCCTGACGGTGACGGCATCCGGGAGGAATCTCGGCACGATCGCGGGCGCCTATGTCGCACTGATCGAGTCCGGCACCGAGGCGGATGTCACCGCCGGCGGTGGATTCCTCGCGATGAAGTACGTGCAGAAGGTCGCGTTCGGCGCGTTCTCGGTCGACCTCACGACCGCAGCGAAGACGCTCGACCGCACGAAGTCGTACGAGGTCATCGTGTGGCAGCAGCACTCCCTGCCCACCGCCGACACGATCTACGCGCGTTCGACGGTGGCGATCACCCCGGCGCAGTGGGACACGCTGTTCGACATCACGAAGCCCGAGACGCCCACCACGCCCGTGACCCCGCCGGCGAACGTGCCGGGCGGTTCGCTCCGCTGGGCGATCTCCTCGTCGTTCACGGACTACATCACGAGCGACATCGCCAAGGGCGCCATCGACGTCTCGAACGGCGCGACCCGCTCGGGTGGTCAGTTCCAGTTCGGCCAGACGGTCGGCGGCGACTACGACACCAGGACGGGACTCGGTTCGGTGGTGTACCGCGGCTCGGTGCGCTTCACCGGCCACAACGGCGTCCTCGACGTCACGGTCGCGAATCCGCAGATCCGCATCACATCCGCAGCAGCCGCGACGCTGTACGTGTCGAGCGGTGGTGCGCAGGTCGCGTTCGCGACGGTCGACCTCTCTCGTGCCGCGCGCACGACGGCGAACGGCGCGGTGACCTACACCGCGGCGCCGACCGCGCTGACGGATGCTGGTCGCGACCGTGTGCTGTCGGGCTACTCGACGGTGCTGAACCCGGTCACCTTCACGATCGGCTCGGTGGCGGCGGCGCCCTCGGGCACGACAGGCACGGTGGCTGCGGCGGTGGTGAAGGCGAAGCCGACGCTCCCCGCCACCCCGCCGAGCGCCGAGGGCATCGTGATCGACGACGACAACCTCGCCGCCCTCGAGTCCGGACTCCCGGCGACGATCTCGGCATCCGGGTTCCAGGCGAACGAAGAGGGCATCAAGGTCGTCGTCTACTCGACACCGGTGCTGCTCGACACGGTGAAGGCGGATGCCGATGGCGTCGCCACCTGGACGGGCACGCTGCCGGCGAGCCTGGAAGACGGCGCGCACACGCTGACCCTGCAAGGGTCGGTCGACCGCGGACTGGCGTTCACGCTGACCCGCGCGACGACCGTGATCGGCGCCTGCACGGTCGAGGATGCCACGCTCAAGTGGGGCTACAAGGAGTCGTTCCGCACCTACATCGAGGGCATCGCGAAGGGCGGCTGGACTCTCACCGACGTCGCCTACCAGTACCCCGACTATGTGTGGGAGAACGGCACCGGCTCGTTCGACGACGAGTCCCTCACAGGCCTGGTGACCTACGGCGGCAGCATCACCTTCACGGGCCACGACGGCGCGCTGAACACGACGCTGGCGAACGCCCGGATCGAGCTGGCCGGTGACACCGGCTATCTCGTGTTCGATGTGACCGGCACCACGCAGGACGGCGCGAGCGTCGACCAGAAGGGTGTGCGTCTCGCGGAGTTCGGTCTCGGAGACGCGGCCGTCGTCGACGGCGTGCTGTCGCTCGACGCGATCCCGACCACCCTCACCGATGCCGGCTCCGCCGCGTTCGGCACCTACGCGGCGGGCGAAGACCTCGACCCGGTGACCGCGGTGATCCCGGTCGATGCGGAGTGCGGCGTCGCAGTGGAGGAGGAGCCCGCGGCTGAGTCCGGGGCCTCCACTGCCGTCAGCGCGGTGACGACTCCGGCCGACTCCGAGGATGCCCCGGTGTGGCCCTGGCTCGTCGGCGGACTGGTCGTCGTCGCTCTGGCCGCCGGCGGTGGCGTGCTCATCGCCCGCCGCTCCAAGAAGGACGAGACGGCCGAGGTGACCACCGAGGTCTGATCTCGGACGCAGGACCGAACCGCCCTCCCCGCAGCGGACGCGAGGAGGGCGGTTCTCTGTGTGCCGAACGGGTGCCGACTGTCAGGCTCCCGGCACCTGCAGCACAGTGGTGTTCTCGAGCTTCGGTCCGCGCCACACCGCCGCACGCCGAGGGGTCTGCGCGTCGGAGATCGTGGCACGCAGCACGAGTCCGTTCTTGAGGTTCTCCAGCCCGAAGTGGGCGCTGGGTTGATCCGACCGCGGGTTCCCGGCCGTCACGCTGATCTTGGTCTTCGCCGCCGTCACGTTGGTTCCCGCGCCGAGGTAGACGCCGAACCGCGGAGCATCCTCGATGGTGTTGTCGGAGATCGCGATGTTGCGGTGCACCCGTGAGGTGCCCACGGTGTAGGACGAGGTGAAGTGCTGGAGCATGATCGCGGCCGCCGAGGTCGGCCAGGGTACAAGTGTCTGGTCGAGACAGACCCGGCGGATCTGGTTGCCGCTGACGACGAGGTTCTCGGAGCCGATGGGGCCTTCGCCGTAGGCCGTGTCGTTCGCGATCCAGATGCCCCAGTTGGTGAGGTCGCTCATCCGGTTGTCGGTGATCACTCCGTTACTGGCCTTCATCCGCACACCCAGCCCGCGCGACTCCTCGATGACGTTGCCGGTGATCACGAAGCCCGAACCGGAGTAA
This window harbors:
- a CDS encoding HtaA domain-containing protein — encoded protein: MNDTAIASPGSTRLRVLLAALVSFLLIAAGAVIAPPAHAAGGTVTAGVTSASSSGVSVQVQASGLPDVAGAYAALIVKGTEGGLTGAGGYAAFAMPFPAVAAGATSFTLTAPAGSLDRTKVYEVLVWKQHSNPDASTIYGRGDVAISSGQWDAVFGAETTEPGTDPGTEPGTDPGTDPGTDPGTDPGTDPGTDPGTDPGTDPGTDPGTDPGTDPGTDPGTDPGTDPGTDPEPADASISVFLADGVTPAAGVALKAGDKVVVKGSGYDPTANVGGRGVPIPANLPQGTYVVFGNFAATWQPSAGAASSARSVGAQVWALSEGVLNQVPSQYQNAIRAQWVDIADDGTFTATLTLKDAAATPGSYGVYTYPAGGVSNPDQERSVALDYSVAPVVTASVKSATAEDGLTVTASGKNLGAITGAYVALIESGTEGDVTGSSGFFAMQFVRSISGGAFSVDLTAAADALDRTTSYEVIAWQQHTNPSASTIYARSAVAISDAQWTALQPEPGPAVITSVKSATAKGGLTVTASGRNLGTIAGAYVALIESGTEADVTAGGGFLAMKYVQKVAFGAFSVDLTTAAKTLDRTKSYEVIVWQQHSLPTADTIYARSTVAITPAQWDTLFDITKPETPTTPVTPPANVPGGSLRWAISSSFTDYITSDIAKGAIDVSNGATRSGGQFQFGQTVGGDYDTRTGLGSVVYRGSVRFTGHNGVLDVTVANPQIRITSAAAATLYVSSGGAQVAFATVDLSRAARTTANGAVTYTAAPTALTDAGRDRVLSGYSTVLNPVTFTIGSVAAAPSGTTGTVAAAVVKAKPTLPATPPSAEGIVIDDDNLAALESGLPATISASGFQANEEGIKVVVYSTPVLLDTVKADADGVATWTGTLPASLEDGAHTLTLQGSVDRGLAFTLTRATTVIGACTVEDATLKWGYKESFRTYIEGIAKGGWTLTDVAYQYPDYVWENGTGSFDDESLTGLVTYGGSITFTGHDGALNTTLANARIELAGDTGYLVFDVTGTTQDGASVDQKGVRLAEFGLGDAAVVDGVLSLDAIPTTLTDAGSAAFGTYAAGEDLDPVTAVIPVDAECGVAVEEEPAAESGASTAVSAVTTPADSEDAPVWPWLVGGLVVVALAAGGGVLIARRSKKDETAEVTTEV